GAAGCTTGGAGCCTCTGGCTTATGGTGAAGCACATTGGCATGATTTACCGTCTGAGATGCCAGATATCCTCACCACTCCAGCAGCTGAGAGTTCAAGAGTGGCTGACTTCCCGCTGAGCAGAGTGGACTGTTTTGAGCTGTATGACTCTTTCACAATAACTGTCATGTTGCAGATAGAGGATATAGGCCTAGTAGAGAAGGGCAGGTCGGGCAAATTTGTCGATGCTACAGATATCTCTCCGTCTGGAGACAGTCCAATGAACACAGGAGGTGGAAGCCTCAATACAGGGCAACCAGCTTTCATGAGTGGAGGTGTGATACTTATGGAGGCTCTCGACCAGCTCAACGGTGTTGCTGAGGGTCATCAGGTTAAAGACGCAAGGGTAGTCTATCTTAATGGTATAGGCGGGTGGAGCAGGAGCAATTCCGTAACTTTGGTTTTGGGTGAGAAGAAATGAAACTCTCCGAGATAACTGAACTCTATGAAAGGAGCTTTCGGCAGTCGAAGCTTCCCTTCTTATATTGCAGCTCATGCAACCACAACTTCTATTATCCCAGAGACAGATGCCCCAGATGCCACTCAAACAACCTGCAAGTCAAGCTCAGCTCGGGCAAAGGCAAAATCTTTTCATACACAGTGATTCATCGGAAGGGAAAGGCCGAAGTCTTTTATGCAATCGTTGAGCTTGAAGAAGGCTTCAGAATGTATTCAAACATATCAGACAGGGTAGAAATTGAAGATAAAGTAGAAGTCTTCTTCAGTCAGATTAACGGGGCCATAGCACCTTATTTCAGAAAGTCTGCCTCATCTCACACCAGCTAGAAGCTTGACATCACTTCCTTTGCGAACCATTTTAACCTAGGAACCATCTCCTCAGGCTTGTATCTCCAGTTGATGCCAAAGTATTCGCAACCAGCTTCTTCAAAATCTTCTATCTGATTCGTATAGTCTTCGGCTTGATCAAGAGGATTGTAGAGGTCATATGCAAAAGAAAACTTCCTTCTTCCAATCCTGTCCTTGATCCATGAGGCCATGCTGGAGTATTCTTCAGAGTTTATCATAGTAGGTATC
This portion of the Conexivisphaerales archaeon genome encodes:
- a CDS encoding OB-fold domain-containing protein, whose protein sequence is MKLSEITELYERSFRQSKLPFLYCSSCNHNFYYPRDRCPRCHSNNLQVKLSSGKGKIFSYTVIHRKGKAEVFYAIVELEEGFRMYSNISDRVEIEDKVEVFFSQINGAIAPYFRKSASSHTS